In Melanotaenia boesemani isolate fMelBoe1 chromosome 5, fMelBoe1.pri, whole genome shotgun sequence, the DNA window GCCACCCCTAAAAAGAATCTCTGTGGGCATCCCTGCTCAACCATACCTAGTTCAGGAAGCTGGGAGCTCTGCAGCAGCTCAACCTGCTCAACAACCCGTACAGGTGAGGAGTGAGACCTCTGAGCAGGAACACTCACAATGCAAAGTTTCAAtgcaacttcttcttcttctcctcctcctcctcctcctcctttttcccGGTCTCCTTCAGCCACCTGGGTTCTCCTCTGGTGTTTCAGAAGCTCGTCAGAATGAGGAACCTGGCGTTTGGAGGTCCGGCTCTGGAGGACCTGAGGAGAGGAGATCTGAGTGGAATCACCCAGCTGGAGGATTTCACTGTAAGGGCCAATAACGTGGCCAGGTGTGACCTGTGTTCAGTGTTTATCAGCTCTTCATAGTTTGCTTCCAGACTTTGTTGTGATCTTTTAACGTGGTCTTGAATAACAGTTCTCCAGCTTCTTAAAGatattttgacttttctttggtcattggctgctttttttcacttttcactcaCATACGAATcattacaaaatacaaaaaagctcCTAACTGAAGACATGAACTAGTGTTGTGTCGACACATAACAGCTTATTAAATAACCAATATTAACCCTTTACTCTccaagcttttgtttttttctgtagaactacatgtagaagctcaacccttttaatcccagtcaacatgCAGACGTGAGAGCTGATTTAGTTCTTATGTTAGTTTTATTATGAGCACACCTGACATGTTTCAACCATAGTCTTCCGTCTTCATCAGAGGTGCCACTGGATGGTGTGTGACATACAAATCAGCTGATATTCATTGAGGCGATGCCGACCTGGAGATATGTCTCATCTGAACAACAGGTCGATACTGCCGCCTGCTGATGACAtgatgctggaggatgttgctcCACGTGTAGGAGAGCAGGAACGCCCCTTCATCCCTGTTCAAAGCTGTGTGGGTTAACTTTCTGTTCTCCACTGCTTCCATGATCCAAAGCTGGGGTCATTTGTGCTCCGTACAGTTGATTTTGGCCTTTTCCCAGTTCATGATGTGATCTTTGCATTTGCAGTGGTCTGTTATTGGCAGTTCTGTGTTTTCCTGGAGTGCCTGTGACCTTTATTGGATTATTATGCAGACaggatgtttccagcctcaacTGTCAGATTTTGAggttaaattatgtaaaatgaatgtatcaatggttatagcagcataaaggctgaccagaagaagaaaactgaatttattactaacagaactttatagaaataacacacaaatCAACTGTGACCAAGGGATGCAGAGTCCCCATCACAGCAGAcacaccgatccacctgtcgatctcctgctccatcctttcctcactcCTGGAGAAAACGCAGAGATTCTTGAACTCCTCCAGTCGGTGCAGGAGAATAAACTATCTACAGCAAGTGATCAGGgtctgaaccaggaccagagagatgcatctggaccttcagttgatccatctactgttggctgaagccttgtcagaaatggtctccatggaaacgtggctgtcaagaagccagaAAACGCTGACATATGTCACATGACATACTGAAGATCAGTATCAaaaggtctgatggagggattaATCCTCCTCAGAACCctgacctcaacaggtctgctGGAGGGATGGATttaacattattgaagcagtgtgtgaccatctggacagagaacggaacaaaggcagaaacatctaaAGAAGAGCTTTAGAAAGTAAAGAATCCTGGAGAACGTTCTGGAGACTGAAAGTTTGTCTAAGAAGGTTCAGACTGTGATGACGAATAAAGCTGTTCAGACCAAACATTCACTTTTGACTTCTTAGAGCTGAACAGACTCtgttttatatgtgttatactcagtattataaaataaataaaaaagggtgGATCATGACTTTTGCACAGGATTGTATCTTATTGTATCTGTTGACCTAAAATATAAACCAAACAATTACCTCAAATGTTAAACATCTTCCTGCTtccatctctctcttttcccTGCAGATGCGACTCTGGTACGCTGGCTGACATTTGGCCGCTGGGTCATGTCACTTTAAGCCTCCGTGGtcctttcattaaaaatgtcacCTTGGCCTCAGCGATGCTCAGAGACATGTAATACCCTGAGACACCGCTCACTCTGAAAGACCTCCATCTGACTGGGAATGACTCTGTTCAGCTCTTCAGAGAGTCAGCCAGAAGGAGGATCAGGTCTGACTATTAACTCATAAaatcaagctctgcacaagtttGCTAATTtcccattgatttgagtcaggtgtgttgcagcaggcaaaaacctgcaggacattggCCATCGAAGATCAGGATCCCTGAACCTAAAACCAGCTGCTAAAAAGCGACATGGTGACAAAACGGGCTGTTGTGCTGTCTGTGGCATTTTGGTAAGGCAAGACACACATTtcttaaaaacctttaaaagggCATAATGCTTTTCCTTTGTAACCCCTTGAATTCAAGTATGAGGTTTagtattaaaatattcttttctgGAATATACACTACTATTACACCTGTACCTGGTCTAGAAATGACAGATTTTTGTGGATATTATTAACCTCAAAGTTAATCTTTTTCTGCGACATATTCTTCTTTTAGAAAGCCAGAAATCATGGCtaatcaatgaatgaatgaaaacgatgaagcaaaaaaaaaaaaaagttccaacACCTTTGTCATACAGTAGAAGCAAACAGAACACTACTGTCCAGAGTCTATTTCCCCGAAGTCTCCTTCCAGTGGGATGTGCCTGAAACACCTCAGTAGCATCCTTTACGTACAAATATTATTTGTGTGTACTCAGAcatagcaaacagagcagtacgACAGTGTTTAGGTTTTTGTAATTCTAAAGACTTTAATCTGCATTAGTTGATTACATTTGCATCACACAGAAGGATTTGTTTTGGTCCTGAGTTGTAAACTTTGGTGTCTTTTCAGGTTGAGGTCTGAGTTTTTGATGAAGACCTCTGACTATGACTCAAAGGCCTTGTCATTGTTGACTCTACTCTCCCATCATCTTGGCTGGCCAGACAGATGTCACTGGATGGAACCTTATTTGTTTATGGACTTTGTGTTCAGTTGGATGTAAATGTCACATTGTCTGAGGTATTGTCCAAAGTCCCCTGTACAGAAATCCAGCTACTGTTGAGGTTTTTCAGCTCTTCTTCAATTGATGTCAATCTtgcaaactgtttttttaagtaacCTTTTTAAGTCTCAATTTCTTGCGTGTGGACTCTTGTTAGGCCCGTGCTCCAAAGGCAGTTCGAAGGCTTATTGAAATgcaagtgtttattttatttttttttaatggtgacATCTGTATTAGTTGCTCGAATCTAATTTTGGAAcactttttttgtcatttaccTGAATCCTAGCAACATATGACGCAGAACAAACtttcacaaaacaataaacaagtttcaaatgaacatttttaagcATAGATTACATAATTTTACTATAGAAAACGACAAACACAGTAAGTAACCACCATCTGCACAATGACAATAATTGTGACTTGAAAACACATCAAGCATAGAAGTAAAGGAGAATAGGTATGTTAATCTGgggttttgttttcagtctttaatACAATGGTGCagttaaaaaatgtcatttttcttcttttcatgacacagtttgcttctttttacttGTAATATTCTGTTAGATTAGTTTAAGCTTTGTATAATAAGGCTTGAACAGTGCACAGTGTCAAACTCTTATTTAACAGAGTTTGACAGGATTGGCATAAATAATTCCAGTCAATATTTGaatctttgaatcttgaatcttgaaaaaataaattaatgcataaataaattaaatagttgTCCATCACAAGTTTAACATAGTGAAGTCACCAGGCTTGAAATCCACCAGTCAGTTTCACCAAGAAGAAGttaacagttaaaaaacaatttactttttttctcgGTTAAAAGCAATGAATCAAAAATGGAGGCTACAATAACAGTAGTAAAACCCACATCTTACCCCactgtttctcagtcctggtcttctagaccccctgccctgcacgTTTGAGATGTTTCCAactgcaacacacttgattcgGATTTAGTGAATTGCTgaaatgagccattcatttcacctaggtgtgttaaagtacagaaacatctaaaacatgctgGGCAGGGGGACCCAAGGaccaggaaaaaataaaataatatgtaaCGTCTATGTTTTGACTTTGGTCAGAGAGACTAAGTTAAACCGTcacttatttttatcttttactgaTTTTGCTTCCAGTTATTTTCTCTAATGTTCTCCATTGCACTTCAAATCAAACACACTGCAAATGTAACACAACTCGTACACTTTGACCACTtagcagaaaatatttattcagaTTTAGCGATGCATCAAAGCAAGTAACGCTTACTGTggatcttcttttcttttcaattgaATAACTCAAAGAATTTTTGATTCCCCAAATGTAAAGCATCAACTATCTATAGACAGATGCAAGAAGCTTTTCAATGGCAGCATTAAACATTTAGTGACTGTTGATATCAGATGTTCTGCAGCCAAACTTCTATGATGAGTGCTGATAATtcttaaaatactttattttacatacatgcatgtgCACTATAAAAGGATcattagaaggaaaaaaaattaatgcactTTGTTCACGTTTGGTTTTTAAGAACTACCCAGAAGCAACCGGCTACCCTAGCTGCAGTTCTTGTGCTAGAATACAAAGAGAGGAAATAGGAGGATATATAATCTGCTTATTGTTAATTCTGCTACAGTGAAGCCGACTCTGGGAATCCACCATCCCCTCAGCCGTTGACTCTTTGTCTCCACAAGCGGGACTTCCTTCCTGGTCAATGGATCGTGGACAACATCATGAGCGCCATCGAACGCAGCCGCCGAACCGTGTTCGTGCTCTCTGAAAACTTTGTCCAGTCCGACTGGTGCCGCTACGAGCTGGACTTCTCACACTTCTGGCTCTTCGACGCTGGAGGCGATGCAGCCATCTTGATCCTTTTGGAGCCGCTGTCCAAGGACGACGTCCCAAAACGTTTCTGCAAACTGCGCAAACTCATGAGCTCCACCACCTACCTGGAGTGGCctcaggaggaggagaggagggaggagttCTGGAGGAGTCTACACAACGCTCTGAGAGGAGAAGATAAGTGAgagcaaaaggaaagaaaggatCAAAAGGAAATGAGAGGAACAAGTTTGCCATTACTGAACACATTTATCGTTTTGTCCTCAATAAGTTGATGCATTAAATGGGTAATTTGAAGGTTGGTGTCTACCACTGCAGATCCAATTAGTTCATATTAACCCTTGAGGCACTTTTGGGGaacaaatgtgttattttaatcttatttcattttttttttattctcagtaTCTCCTTCAGATAGACCTGGAGTCGCAACAAATACTGAACCGCACCAGCAACTCAGAACTTTCATAAAATTTAATCTATAATGGTTTCACTTATGTACATTCCCATTCATAATGTGTGAAAGctg includes these proteins:
- the LOC121640293 gene encoding toll-like receptor 2; translated protein: MVTKRAVVLSVAFCEADSGNPPSPQPLTLCLHKRDFLPGQWIVDNIMSAIERSRRTVFVLSENFVQSDWCRYELDFSHFWLFDAGGDAAILILLEPLSKDDVPKRFCKLRKLMSSTTYLEWPQEEERREEFWRSLHNALRGEDK